CACCAGTCCGCGTAGAAATCGATGACGACGGGCCGGCCCGCTTCTTCCGCCTTTTGAAGAGCTTCCGGTGTGTAAGGTTTCCAGAGATCGTCTTCCATCTTTGCGTCCCCATGAAAAAGGGGAAGGGCAAGAAAGATGGCGATGGCGAAAAATCCGACACCGAGGATACGTCGGAAGATCCGCCAGCCCGTTGACTCTCCTGCTGTCGGCATGAAAAAGAATAGAACAAGAGCGCAGGCGGCGGCGAGGATCACAAAGATCAGGGTGTCGACTCCGGAGGGAAGAAGGGGGCGAAGCAGGTAGACTGCGGCGGCCAGAAGGAGAAACCCGAAGATCCTCTCGATGGTGGCCATCCAGGTTCCACTGTGGGGCAGTCTGTTGAGGGAAGCGGAAAAAACGCCCAGAATCAGGTAGGGAAGTCCCAGACCCGCACTGAGGCTGAAGAACATGACAAAGCCGGTCCAGGGATTTCCCGTCGCGGCCACATAGGTGAGCAGACCCAGGACGATCGGACCGATACAGGGTGCCGCCACAAGGCCGACGAGGGCGCCCATCAGAAAGGCGCCAATCAGGCCCTTGCGCCCGCTGAGTCTTGAGGTGAGGGCCGAGGGAAGCTGGAGCTTGTAAACGTCAAACATCGAGAAGGCCAGAAGAACCAGAACCACCGCCACAATGACCAGGACGATGGGGTTCTGAAGAAGGTTTCCGAAGAGGCCTCCCGTCATGGCCGCAACCGTACCCAGAATTGAATAGGTAAGCGTGATTCCAAGGAAGTAGAGAAGAGCCAGAGGCCAGGCGCTGCCCTGGCGTTCTTTCGCCTGGGCTGCAAAGAACCCAAGGGTGATGGGAATCATGGGGTAGACGCAGGGTGTGAGATTTAAGGCCAGGCCGGACAAAAAGATGAGAAGAAGCGTGAGGAAGACGCCTCTTCCCTTGATCCAGTCCGCGACCGTGCCTTCCTCGCCGCCATCCAGGGAGGCGGAGGAAGCCCCGGAAACTGTCAGGGTGACCGTTCGGGTAATCTCTGTGGGAGGAAGACAGAGCTGGTTGTTGCAGGCCTGGTAGGTCAAGGTCAGAGGGACGATCAGTGTTCCCTTTGCTTCCGGGTGGATCTTCACCCGAACCTGAAAGGTGAGGTCCCCTTCATAGACGGCAAGGGGATCCGGGGAAAAGGCAAAGGTGACAAGCTTGTGCTCCGGAGCATCCAGCCCTTCCAGGGTAACCCATTCGTGGTCCACGCTGAAAGAGGTGGGGATGAAGGATTCATCCAGGGGGGTTGACGAATTGATATGCCAGGGGGAATGGATCTTCACCGAGGCGGCGACCGGGACAGTCTCTCCGGATCGGACCGTCAGGGATTCTTCCGGTATTCGAAAGGTAACCGACTCTTCAATTTCCTCCAGGGCAAAGAGGAAGGGAATCGTTATCAGGAAAAGGAATATCATGACTGCGCGTTTCATGTTCATGTCAACCTCGATGGAGGAGTATTTATTTCTCGTCCGGCAACGAAAAATCTCTGAATAACAACGTTCGGACAGGTAATCTACCAGACGAGACGATAGATCTTAATGGGTTTGCTGACGCCCTTGACGGAGACCTCCCCGGCCTCTTTCAGTGGAAAGGATGCCGTCAGCTTTCCGACGGTGATGTCGCTGATTACGATTTCATTCGTCTGGGCCACCGTCTCTTCGAGCCGCGAAGCGACATTGACGGTATGTCCCAGGGCGGTATAGTCCAGACGCTTTTCCGATCCCACATCACCCACGATTGCCAGCCCGCTGGAAATTCCAATCCGGAGGCCCACTTCCGGCAGGCCGCGTTTTACACAATCCCCGGCCCACTGGTCAAAGGTTCTCATCAGGTCCAGGGCCGCGGCGCAGGCGGTATCCGCGTGGTTGGGGTTGGGAACGGGGGCACCGAAGAAGGCCATGACGGCATCGCCAATGAACTTATCCAGGGTGCCGTCATGCCGAAAGATCACCTCGGTGGAGAGGGTAAAAAACTCGTTCAAAAAGGGAATGAGCTTCTCGGCATCCATCTCGGAAACGGTCCTTGTGAAGCCGACCAGGTCGGCAAAGAGCACCGAGATGTCCACGGAAGAGGAGGGCACGGCCATGGAACCGGTGCGCTTGTCCCCGCTGATTACGGCATTCACGATCGACGGAGAGTGGTACCTCGCCAGCTTTTCCTTGATTCTCTGCTCTTCCGCAAATTTTTCCTGGAGGAGGCTCTGTTCGATAGCGACAGCGGCAAAGTTGGCCAGGGCCGTGAGGACATCCAGATCTTTGGCGGTGAACATCCCCGCCTTGATGGAAGAATCGACGTACACGGCACCCAGGACACGGTCCTGGCTCCAGAGCGGAGCACACATGGCGGAACGGATGTTGTGGAGACGGATCGAGAGGCCTTCTTCAAACCGTTCGTCGGTAGAGGCATCATGGGTAATGACGCTTAAGTGCTGCTTGGTGACCATGTTCAGGATCGTTGTGGAGATGGGCAGGGTTTCACTGGTGAGTTCATTAGCCCGATCTTTTATGAAACAGGGCTCCAGCTCCCCATTACGCTGAAGCATGATAAAGCCGCGGTCACAGGGGAGGATGTCGAAGATCGAGTCCATGATCTTTGCCATGACCTCGTTGAGATCCCTGGCCGTTAGAAGGGTTCGGGCCATCTGGACCAGGATGTCCAGCATTTTCTCCCTTCGCTTCTCTCCTGTCGTCTCTCCCGCCGTCTTCATCTTCGTGCTGACGTCAATCTTGAACTCTTCCTCGAATTCCTTAATGGACTTGACGTAGGTCGTGGAAAAGTCCTCCCGGGGGAGCTCCACCTTTAGCGTATACCCACCCAGGACCAGCTCCATGGCGTCTTCCAGCTTTACGCTCTGCATGGGTTGTTCTCTGACAACGATGCCGTTGGTGGATCCCAGGTCCTCCATCATGAAGTCCTGGCCCTGCTGGACGATCCGTGCATGTTTTCGGGAAACTGAAAAGTCGGGAAGAACAAGGTCGTTAAACTGGGACCGACCAATGTTGAAGGGAGATCGAGACACCGCAACCTTACGCTGAAGGTTGGGGCCACTTACGTGCAGCGTCAGCATGGACCTATTTTACCATCGAACCCGTGGATCGGAAGAGGAGGGAGGATAGGTCCTGGATCAGCTGAAAGAGGGGATGGGCCCTTCTTTGTAGGTATACCCTTCCGGCATGTGGCCGCGGAGGGGGGGGAGTTCCATGAGTTGAAGTACCTCGGTGGATGGCTGGTAGTTGTAGGAGGTGGAAAGGATGTCGATAAAGGCATCCACAATTTCCGGGTCGAACTGTCGGCCCTTTTCGATCACGAGTCGCTTGGCCGCTTCATCCCAGGAGAGGGCGTGCCGGTAAGGCCGGGAAGTGGTCATGGCATCAAAGGCGTCCACAACAGCGACGATCCTGGCGCCCAGGGGAATCGATTCACCACTGATACCTTCCGGGTACCCGAAATTTTCCTGTCCGTCGGCACCGGAGAACCATTCGTGGTGGTGCTGGATAATGGGAATCGCCAGACGAATGAATTCGATGTTCTTCAGGATGTTAACTCCGATGGTCGTATGTTCCTTCATCTTCTCCCGCTCTCCCCGGTCCAGACGTTTTGGTTTCTGCAGGATGGCTTCCGGAACCCCTATCTTTCCGATGTCGTGGAGCATGGCCCCGAGACGAAGTGTTGTGACCTCATCCTCCTTCATTCCCATGCTGATCCCGAGTTCCGTGGCAAAGGTTGCCGTTCGCTCGACGTGACCTTCCGTGTAGTTGTCCTTGGCTTCAATGGCATTGCAGAGGGTTTCCACGGTATCGAAATAGGTGGTCTGAAGGAGTTCATGGGCCTTGGAGAGGGCTCCGTGCAGATCGGACTGATGAACGGCAAAGGCCAGGTTGGCGGAAATCGTTTTTAAAAGTTCCAGATCCCGGGCGGAAAAGGGATCGGCCTTGTAGCCCTGGAGGTCAAGAACGCCGATGATACCCTCTTCAACGCGCAGGGGTATGGCGGTCTCCGAGGCGATGCCCTCCACGGCCGCAATGTAATCCGGATGTTCCCCCACCTGGGGAGCGTAGACCACTTCTTCTGACAAAAAGGCGATCCCGACAATTCCCTGGCCGGGAGTCAGGGCGTGAAGTTTGATTCGATCGGCATCGATTCCCGAGTGGGATCGAAGCCTCAGCATCCGGGCGGAGGTATCATAGATGTAGATTTTGGCGATGGAGATGTCGACGTGGGATCGGAGAGTCTGGAAAACCTTTTCCAGGAGAACGTCCATATCCAGAGTCTCCAGGGTATGGGCCGTCGTGGCAAATACAAGCTTCAGATCGGAGATCGTCTCCTGGAGATCGTCGGTGAGCTCCTGGTTTTTCAGGGCGATACGAGCCTGTTGAACCAGATTGTTGGCCATATGATCATCCCGCTGACTGATCGTGTCCCGGTCCCACTTTACGCAGGAAAGACTTGACGGAGGAATCAGGAAGTCAAGGGTTGGTTCTTTCCCGGTAATGACAGGGTCCTCAGGAATTCGGGTTGTCTTACCTCCACCGGTGATGACAATCGACTTGAGACCGAGGACATCAATAAGTGCGGAAGCCAGATGGCTGAAGACTTCCCGCTGGCTTCGGGACTCCATCAGCGACTCGGTATATCGCTGAATTCTCCGGCTGATCGTGATCCGGCTGCGCACCCCGTCGGTGAAGAAACCCGTCAAAAACCCCAGGATATTCAGAAGGATCAGGGTTGCGACGGCATTGACGATGGGGACGACCCCCAGGTCATGGTCGTAGCGGGGAAAGATGTGGAGGTAGGAGATAAAGGTCGACACCGTGCACCCTGCCACGGCCGCGGTCAGTCCGCCACGGAAGGCCAGAAAGAGCATGGGGATGGCCAGAAGCATGAGATACCAGGAGGTGCCGATTATCACGCGGGGAAAGGCGATAAAAAGGCCGGTAAAGAGAAAAACCATCACGATCCCCACCTTCAGAACCTCCCCCCTGGTCAGCAGGATCTGATAGAGGGGGCGGGGAAAGTAGACGGAATGTACAGGATGGAACCAGTTCTTTCGAATCGTTTCTGGAATTCGGGTCAGAAAAGGGCGGACAATCAGGATCAGGGGAAGGGCCAGGCAGAGGGCCGCCAGGAGGTCCGAGGTCCACCAGGCAAAGAACCGTAACGGGATCTCATGGGTCGGGATGGGAGCATTTACGGGTTGAACCACGTTGTATCGGATCAGCTGGTAGATATTTCCGAAGGCCGCATCGAGAAAGGTGCCCCCCACGAGACCCAGAATCAGAAACCGGGACATCGTGTTGTGTCGGTAAAGTCTTGCATCGGCTCCGAGCCTGGAAATAACCCAGAAGGGAAGAAACCCCTCCGTCGAATGGATCAGGCCCTTGAGGATCCCCCGCAGGAAGGGCATTCCAGGTGACCAGGGAGAGGCAATACAGCCGAGAATGATTCCCAGGGCGGCCATGGGCCCGAAAAAATAGAAGGCTAAAATCGTAATCGCTGCGGTGGGATAAAAGAGGGTGACGCCCGGGATCAGGTGGAACATTTCCAGCTGGGCCACTCTCTCCGAGGCAGCATAGACAAAGGCGATCAGAACGATAATGATGGGATCGGATGGAAATCGGACGAAACCCCTGAAAGAAAAGTTGGACTTTCCTGGCTTGCCCAATACCATAAATTGATTATACACCATGCTATGATGATGAGCCGTGGGAATTCTCCTTATGCTTCTGGCCTCCGCGAGCTTCACCACCATGTCCGCGCTCGTCAAGGCGGCCGGATCTTCGATTCCGCCCGTAGAAATGGTCTTTCTCCGATGCGTGATCGCATCCCCGATCTTCTATCTTTTTATCCGGCTCCGCAAACGAAATCCCATCATCAGGGCAAAGAAAGTGCTGGTCTGGAGGACGATCTTCGGACTGTCCGCCATGGCCGGGTTCTTTTACGCCCTTACCCACATGCCCCTGGCGGACACGATCTTTATCGGCCGGTCCCAGCCCCTCATTCTCTCCCTTCTGGCGCCGCTGATCCTGGGGGAACACGCACCCCGGTCGGCGTGGATCGCCATCGGAGCCGGTCTCTGCGGTGTCGCCGTCATCATGAAGCCCGCCATGGCCTGGCCCATCGCCGCCTGGGTCGCCCTCGGATCGGCCGCATGCAGTGCGATGGCCCACCTTCTCGTCCGGAAGCTCAACGCCACAGACACCCCCATGGTGATCGTTTTCAATTTCACGGTGCTTTCCGCGATTCTGACCTCGTTCGTTGTCATTCCAACCTTTGTCTGGCCCACGCCCGAGCAGTGGATCTATGTTCTTGGAGTGGCCGTCTTCGCCAGCTTCGGCCAGCTTCTGATGACGCTCGCCTACCAGAGAGACCGCGCACCCGTCATCGCTTCCGCCAGCTACTCGTCGGTCATTCTCTCCGTCGTCTACGGATATTTCTTCTGGGATGAGATCCCCCATCCCCTGGCCTGGCTGGGAGGGGCCCTCATCGTTGCCGGTGGTCTCCTTCTCCTGAAGGCCCGCTGGCACGCCAGCGAACCCCCCTCCCCCGCGGCGACGTAACCACAGACCATTTCTCTCAACCTCCGGGTAATCCGCAAAGGAGGACCGATTCCGAATCATGACGTTGTAGATGAGGAAATTAAGGGGGATAACCTCGAAGAACGGAGTGGGGGCGACGGGATGAGTTTCGCTACTTTTTGCGCTCTCATAACCTCGAAGACGTGCAGGATTTGGCAGTCATGGTATAGTATCTCCATATTCATTTTGAGGGGGCTTCGATGAAAAATTCACCCATTAAATCACTTAAAACGCCTATATATATATACTTATCCCTGTTCTTTGCCTTCTTGACACCCCTTCTTTTCTCCTCCGTTCCTAATCCACTTACAATTGAAGCTACTGCAAAGAAGGTTCCAGGCATACGGGACCAGATAGAGATATCGTTTACAGCAAATACCACACCAGATGATGCACAATTCGTCTATTTCTCCGCTGGGGGAAGAAATGTGGATCTAGTCAGCATCACTCCTTCGGAGGATGTTGTGGTGGATGAATACGGACAATCAGGACGTGCGGTTGTTCAAGTTATTGGTGATGGATACATAAGGGTGGATGTTGCTGTTGTTTCGACAAATGGTTATTATGGAGCTTCTTCAAGTTTCTTTTTCCGCGTAGATCAAGGTAATGTTCAC
The Thermoanaerobaculia bacterium genome window above contains:
- the dsbD gene encoding protein-disulfide reductase DsbD, whose translation is MKRAVMIFLFLITIPFLFALEEIEESVTFRIPEESLTVRSGETVPVAASVKIHSPWHINSSTPLDESFIPTSFSVDHEWVTLEGLDAPEHKLVTFAFSPDPLAVYEGDLTFQVRVKIHPEAKGTLIVPLTLTYQACNNQLCLPPTEITRTVTLTVSGASSASLDGGEEGTVADWIKGRGVFLTLLLIFLSGLALNLTPCVYPMIPITLGFFAAQAKERQGSAWPLALLYFLGITLTYSILGTVAAMTGGLFGNLLQNPIVLVIVAVVLVLLAFSMFDVYKLQLPSALTSRLSGRKGLIGAFLMGALVGLVAAPCIGPIVLGLLTYVAATGNPWTGFVMFFSLSAGLGLPYLILGVFSASLNRLPHSGTWMATIERIFGFLLLAAAVYLLRPLLPSGVDTLIFVILAAACALVLFFFMPTAGESTGWRIFRRILGVGFFAIAIFLALPLFHGDAKMEDDLWKPYTPEALQKAEEAGRPVVIDFYADWCLPCKELDHKTFSRPEVREELKKFVTLKADLTRTGSAEVKVLMKEFGIKGVPTIVIIDARGEERKDLTFVGFLEAHDFLSRLRAVPSKN
- a CDS encoding adenylate/guanylate cyclase domain-containing protein, with the protein product MLTLHVSGPNLQRKVAVSRSPFNIGRSQFNDLVLPDFSVSRKHARIVQQGQDFMMEDLGSTNGIVVREQPMQSVKLEDAMELVLGGYTLKVELPREDFSTTYVKSIKEFEEEFKIDVSTKMKTAGETTGEKRREKMLDILVQMARTLLTARDLNEVMAKIMDSIFDILPCDRGFIMLQRNGELEPCFIKDRANELTSETLPISTTILNMVTKQHLSVITHDASTDERFEEGLSIRLHNIRSAMCAPLWSQDRVLGAVYVDSSIKAGMFTAKDLDVLTALANFAAVAIEQSLLQEKFAEEQRIKEKLARYHSPSIVNAVISGDKRTGSMAVPSSSVDISVLFADLVGFTRTVSEMDAEKLIPFLNEFFTLSTEVIFRHDGTLDKFIGDAVMAFFGAPVPNPNHADTACAAALDLMRTFDQWAGDCVKRGLPEVGLRIGISSGLAIVGDVGSEKRLDYTALGHTVNVASRLEETVAQTNEIVISDITVGKLTASFPLKEAGEVSVKGVSKPIKIYRLVW
- a CDS encoding HD domain-containing protein; translated protein: MVLGKPGKSNFSFRGFVRFPSDPIIIVLIAFVYAASERVAQLEMFHLIPGVTLFYPTAAITILAFYFFGPMAALGIILGCIASPWSPGMPFLRGILKGLIHSTEGFLPFWVISRLGADARLYRHNTMSRFLILGLVGGTFLDAAFGNIYQLIRYNVVQPVNAPIPTHEIPLRFFAWWTSDLLAALCLALPLILIVRPFLTRIPETIRKNWFHPVHSVYFPRPLYQILLTRGEVLKVGIVMVFLFTGLFIAFPRVIIGTSWYLMLLAIPMLFLAFRGGLTAAVAGCTVSTFISYLHIFPRYDHDLGVVPIVNAVATLILLNILGFLTGFFTDGVRSRITISRRIQRYTESLMESRSQREVFSHLASALIDVLGLKSIVITGGGKTTRIPEDPVITGKEPTLDFLIPPSSLSCVKWDRDTISQRDDHMANNLVQQARIALKNQELTDDLQETISDLKLVFATTAHTLETLDMDVLLEKVFQTLRSHVDISIAKIYIYDTSARMLRLRSHSGIDADRIKLHALTPGQGIVGIAFLSEEVVYAPQVGEHPDYIAAVEGIASETAIPLRVEEGIIGVLDLQGYKADPFSARDLELLKTISANLAFAVHQSDLHGALSKAHELLQTTYFDTVETLCNAIEAKDNYTEGHVERTATFATELGISMGMKEDEVTTLRLGAMLHDIGKIGVPEAILQKPKRLDRGEREKMKEHTTIGVNILKNIEFIRLAIPIIQHHHEWFSGADGQENFGYPEGISGESIPLGARIVAVVDAFDAMTTSRPYRHALSWDEAAKRLVIEKGRQFDPEIVDAFIDILSTSYNYQPSTEVLQLMELPPLRGHMPEGYTYKEGPIPSFS
- a CDS encoding DMT family transporter, which encodes MGILLMLLASASFTTMSALVKAAGSSIPPVEMVFLRCVIASPIFYLFIRLRKRNPIIRAKKVLVWRTIFGLSAMAGFFYALTHMPLADTIFIGRSQPLILSLLAPLILGEHAPRSAWIAIGAGLCGVAVIMKPAMAWPIAAWVALGSAACSAMAHLLVRKLNATDTPMVIVFNFTVLSAILTSFVVIPTFVWPTPEQWIYVLGVAVFASFGQLLMTLAYQRDRAPVIASASYSSVILSVVYGYFFWDEIPHPLAWLGGALIVAGGLLLLKARWHASEPPSPAAT